A single window of Streptomyces aquilus DNA harbors:
- a CDS encoding LAETG motif-containing sortase-dependent surface protein, protein MSIARRVTVRRLLGTGAATLAICAFTASVASATDCPGGKGWDDGGSYKPGTGAGTETGTELCEFSLDGKNFFPSVKVDDQNLKPTDDGKVHVTVRTAGNASTCTASLASYRAHGPTFATSGEQVFHDFDTVTVKAGGTDTLDIAIPDQGCYAQIDLYRGNTKFDGKLDANDGFQHGDLPKGPDHPVIKDKLIAAWNGGTKDCTAQPSPTPTPTPSASESTPAEETTPPASESETPTPSASESTPAEEPTPSASESTTAPAATPNGGGDDLAETGASSNTPIIAGGAAVLLAGGAGIVLATRRRKATRA, encoded by the coding sequence CGCCGCCTGCTGGGGACGGGCGCCGCGACGCTCGCCATCTGCGCCTTCACCGCTTCCGTCGCCTCGGCCACCGACTGCCCCGGCGGCAAGGGCTGGGACGACGGTGGCAGCTACAAGCCCGGCACGGGCGCCGGCACCGAGACCGGCACCGAGCTGTGCGAGTTCTCCCTCGACGGCAAGAACTTCTTCCCCTCCGTCAAGGTCGACGACCAGAACCTCAAGCCGACCGACGACGGCAAGGTCCACGTCACGGTCCGCACCGCCGGCAACGCGTCCACCTGCACGGCCTCGCTCGCCTCCTACCGGGCGCACGGTCCGACCTTCGCCACCTCCGGCGAGCAGGTCTTCCACGACTTCGACACCGTGACCGTCAAGGCCGGCGGGACCGACACCCTCGACATCGCCATCCCGGACCAGGGCTGCTACGCGCAGATCGACCTGTACCGGGGCAACACCAAGTTCGACGGCAAGCTCGACGCCAACGACGGCTTCCAGCACGGCGACCTGCCCAAGGGCCCGGACCACCCGGTCATCAAGGACAAGCTGATCGCGGCCTGGAACGGCGGCACGAAGGACTGCACGGCCCAGCCGTCGCCGACCCCGACGCCCACCCCGTCGGCCTCGGAGTCCACCCCGGCCGAGGAGACCACCCCGCCGGCGTCCGAGTCCGAGACCCCGACCCCGTCCGCCTCGGAGTCCACCCCGGCCGAGGAGCCGACCCCGTCGGCCTCCGAGTCCACGACCGCCCCGGCGGCCACCCCGAACGGCGGCGGCGACGACCTCGCCGAGACCGGCGCCAGCAGCAACACCCCGATCATCGCGGGCGGCGCGGCCGTGCTGCTGGCCGGCGGCGCGGGCATCGTCCTGGCGACGCGTCGGCGCAAGGCGACGCGCGCGTAA
- a CDS encoding nucleoside hydrolase: MTAQPIPVIIDCDTGVDDALALLFAVRHPGLDVRAITCVAGNTDVDGVVRNTLTVLETAGAGDIPVARGAERPLIEPVRTASHVHGQDGMGDLGLPAPTRRPVDLDAVALLRREILASPRPVTLIPTAPLTNIALLLRTHPEVTRNIERIVFMGGAVEVGNATPVAEFNVWHDPEAAAILLTAGVPITMYGLDVFRRVIVPAADVQRLRGSSDPRLRLAGELLAHRDPATSGDPTPTGGLGDAGAVCAVADPGGITTSLLPVEVSLAPGPTRGQTIVDRRPRPGEAEIHEGERELRMVDVALDVDVERYVKLWLGAVEG; this comes from the coding sequence GTGACCGCCCAGCCCATCCCCGTGATCATCGACTGCGACACCGGCGTCGACGACGCGCTCGCCCTGCTGTTCGCCGTACGGCACCCCGGTCTCGACGTCCGCGCGATCACCTGCGTGGCCGGGAACACCGACGTCGACGGGGTCGTACGCAACACGCTGACCGTGCTGGAGACGGCCGGGGCCGGGGACATCCCCGTCGCGCGCGGCGCCGAGCGGCCGTTGATCGAGCCGGTGCGCACGGCCTCGCACGTGCACGGGCAGGACGGCATGGGCGACCTCGGGCTGCCCGCGCCGACCCGGCGCCCGGTGGACCTCGACGCGGTGGCCCTGCTGCGGCGCGAGATCCTCGCCTCGCCGCGCCCGGTGACCCTGATCCCCACCGCCCCGCTGACGAACATCGCGCTGCTGCTGCGGACCCACCCCGAGGTGACCCGCAACATCGAGCGGATCGTGTTCATGGGCGGCGCGGTGGAGGTCGGCAACGCCACGCCGGTCGCCGAGTTCAACGTGTGGCACGACCCGGAGGCCGCCGCGATCCTGCTCACCGCCGGGGTGCCGATCACCATGTACGGCCTGGACGTCTTCCGGCGGGTCATCGTGCCCGCCGCCGACGTGCAGCGGCTGCGCGGCAGTTCCGACCCCCGGCTGCGGCTGGCCGGCGAGCTGCTCGCCCACCGCGACCCGGCCACCTCCGGCGACCCCACGCCCACCGGCGGGCTCGGGGACGCGGGCGCGGTGTGCGCGGTCGCCGACCCCGGCGGCATCACCACCAGCCTCCTGCCCGTCGAGGTCTCCCTCGCCCCGGGCCCGACCCGCGGCCAGACCATCGTCGACCGCCGTCCGCGGCCCGGCGAGGCCGAGATCCACGAGGGCGAGCGCGAACTGCGCATGGTGGACGTGGCGTTGGACGTCGACGTCGAGCGGTACGTGAAGCTGTGGCTGGGCGCCGTCGAGGGCTAG